CTTTTTGCTGTTTTTGATACATTTTTTTTCTCCTATAAAAGGTATCTCAATGATTAATAGAATACTTAAATAGCTTAATTATTTATTAAACCAAAATTAATTGAATATTAAATAGAATGCTATGGGTATTCATTAATGTATTTTTCCCTGTCTGCTCCGAATCACTTTTAGATTTCCATTTCATTAATAAATGAAAAATACTCTAATTTTATAGTGTAAATAATAAGCTCTAGTCAACCAACTGTTACATTTTGATGAGACTTTTTTGTATATTTTGTGACAAGCTTTCATGAGTGTTGTTGTTTTCCTTGTAAATGATTTTTTATTTAATTTAATCAATGATTAAAATTTAATTTTTTTTACGTTTTGAAATTGATTTTTTGATTCAAAAGTGACAAATATGACATTTTTTTACAACAGCAAAATAAGTGGGTGTCAAAAGTGATCATAAAGGAAAAATATTTGTCATTTTTTACCTATATAAGCCATGTATAAAAGATATGTTTATTTAATGCTTTAATTAGAAAGGCGTTTAATCAGTATAAATATATTTACAATTAGGTTGTTGTAGAATGTAATATTTTAAAAAAATTATATTAATCATAAGTTTATGGTTGTTTTTTACTAAACTTGCTATAAAAGCAAGTACTTCTTAATTTAGCTATTGGTTAATATGAGTTTATGCTAGATTTTAAAAATAGATTAACCAGATATCGGATTTTATTATTTATTTCAAACATTTAAATAAAAATAAATTATTCTCTAAGCTCTTAAATTCAAATAAAAATAGGTATTCGGATGAAAACTATATTGATTGGGGCAATAGGATTCGCTACATGTTTAATAACCATAAATGCATGGGCAGATACACCACTACAAGTCAATTACGGCGCACCTCAGGCACTAGGCGAGCTGACGGTAGCTCCGCAAACAGAGCAGCACTATCGTAGTGAAAGCAGGAGTGGTATTCAAACCTCGATATTCGCTGAATATTATGGCTCAAGATTAAAATCAGATGAAGTCGATGGACATGAAAAGCTCAATGGTTTTGGTACAGGTGTGACATTTACAGCTTTAGATACACTGAGTTCAACATTTGGCCTGAATTATCAAAAAAATGCGGATTGGAAAAGTACTGAGATTAATGTGAAAGGAGGCTACACCTTTTACGATCATAACAATAGCTATGCAAATGCAAGTATTGGTGTGGGATATGCGTGGCTGAAAGCTGATGACTATGATGTCAAATTACGTTATGTCACATTACCAATAGAGTTTGAGCTAGGACATTATATTCAATCAAATATTGCGGCTTATGTTGGGCTAGGCTACAAATGGCTTTATATTGAAAATTATAAAGATGTCTGTACAGGTTATTTTTGTGATAGCACCGCGGCTGATGTGCTGGATATGGGTGGGATGACTTATAAAGTGGGGATGCGCTATCTGTTCTGATGAAGATCTGAATGATTAACTCCTGAGGCTTATCTATGGATAGGCCTTTTTGTTGATTGAAAATATGCATTTACATAAAGTCGATATAACTGGTGGTGTTTTGATCAGCACTTACGCTTGCAAACAGTTAAAAAATGGTGATCAATTAAGATAAAAGCTCAATGATTAATTAGAGCATTTTCAAATGACAAATACTTTTGAATATAAACAAAAAAATTTAAAAACATCTCCTGCATTAAATGTTGGCACTTCTATTATTGATCGTTTTAGTCCGAAATACTGGCGTATTGATGGACCACAGACAATGTCGTTTGCAATTACCAATTATGGCAATGGTTTTGAAGCATTATTTCGCTCACGAACAACGACAGATTTGGCAGGGGTGATTTGGGATTCTTACGATGCAAAAGATCATAAGCATCTTGCCTATGAAACCAAATATGATTACACAGGCGTGATTTGGGATTTTGATATTGAATTGTCTCCATCCATGCCGATGTTGAACAATCCTACTTTGACACCAACACTTACTGTGCAATACAAAGCCAATGGTGAGGACAAGGTTGCTTACATCGTCTTGTTTAATTATGCAAATCAGCCAGCATCTCGCTCAGCACATATTCATATTAATTGGAATACGGTTAAAGCTGGTTTTGCCGCAACAGATACTTTTCCTGTGACCAATATTCAGCGAATTTCGTTTTCAGGTTTTACGAGCAGTTATAATGGGCATTCTACCCAGCCTTTAGCCCAAGCCGAAGAGGGCTATATCCGTATTACCAATTCGGTGACCACTGGGCCAAATGCCAAACTCACGTTAAAGCGAGTGTCGGTACCTCAGCATAATTATGGCCTGTGTACCAGTTATGATGATCATTATGATCTTAATCCACAGCGCTTGGTCGATAATTTGCAGGCTTTGGGCTATCACGGTTTGATTAATCATTATTGTGGTATGTCTAAGTATCCTGAAATGTCTTGGGACAGTAGTATTAATAAATGGCAAATTCCAGATACGTTGGTGACCAATCAATCTGTTGTAAATCCATGTACACGTAAATGGCATGAGCGTTTTGCTCAAGCATTACAAAATGCTGGGATGCAGCCTGTATTTGGTGTCAGCTTTGAAATGTATTCATTAGGTGCAAATGAGTTTTGGGCACAACGTGATTGGAATAGTAATTTAGGTCGTACCGGTTACGAGCCGCCTAGTTATTTCTTTAGCCCGTGTGATCAAAATGCACTTGCTTATCTACATAAAGCGTTTATTGAGTTTGCTGATACGATGGCTGTAGGCGGCTGTCCTGTAAATATGCAAATTGGTGAACCTTGGTGGTGGTATAACCAGGGTACGGATTTACCATGTGTTTATGATTATCCAACTAAATTGGCATTTAATGCAGATACTGGATTGTATGCACCAGACTTGGGAACGATCTATGAGGCCGTAAATAAAACTGGAACGCCGTATGATGAATTTAAAGCTTGGTTAAAAAATAAATTAGGGCAAACCTGTCAAGACATTCGCACCGTGATTAAAGCCAAATACCCAAATGCTAAAGTTTGTCCATTGATTTTCTTTCCAACGATTCGCACACCGATTGAAACCTTGGCAACTGATATTAACTTTCCGCGTGAGCATTATGCTTACCCTAATTTTGATTATCTGATGACCGAGGCCTATGACTGGATATTGGAGGCTCGATTAAATTTGGCGCACCAAGCTGTTGCTGAAATTCCGAGCCAAGATCTGAACTATCCTGCGGATAAAGTCGCTTATTTAGCCGGATTTGTTCCTGATTCTTCGATTGCCCATCTTTATGGCTTTGATAAGAACAAGCCATATCGAACTCCAATTTGGCAACGTGTGTTTGGAGATATGCAGAATAATAATGCTTTGGGACTGATGAAGCAGCTGATCTGGGCTTATCCGCAAATCATGCAAGATTCTGTAACGATTGATATTGCTCAAGCACCAAATGGTTTCTTTATCGAAAATACACTCTATACCCCTGTGAGTGATGATACGCCGTATCCACCTGAGATCTATTTGTAATAATGAATGCTTAATTGAAAGGGCTTTGTGATTCAAAGCCACTTCTATTTTCATCCTTTGTCTAATTTTTAATAGAAAGTTTTGAATCACGAAGTGAGTACTGGCGGAATATCCATAGAATTTTTGTTTGATCATACGCAGTTAAATTTTTCTTACCCAACTGGTACAAAAGATATCTGCGGTGTCGCACTTTAATGATAAATTAGAACAAATAACCCGCTTCGGCGGATTTCAATGAATTTATCGTATGCAGCATTGTTATGAAAAGTAAAATTCTATTTTTAGGCTTAATCTCCATCTTATTTGTAGGTTGTAGTAAACAGCCTGAAGTCAAAAATGAGCAAGCACAGGAGAGCTTTGAAGTAGTAGATAACAAGATTTCCGAATATATGGATATTCTGGATAATCCGGATACTCCTAAAGAAGAGCAGACACGTGTTCTTTGTAAGGACTATCCAAAATTATATGAATCTAAATATATTCCTGCATTATTAAAACTGGCACCTAAAGACTATACACAAGAAAAGTTGATGGCTGATCTCAAAACCTCGACTGATTACTATGCTGAAAAGTTGGATATCACCTGTAAATAAGCATCTATAGAGAGGAGATTTCCTCTCTTTTTATTATTGTAAATAAGAATTAATATCATTAATTGCATGATAGCTAAATAACTGTGCTAAGATTCGCTGCTTATAAATTTATCGCTTAACAATAAAATCATGAAGAAAATTTTTTTGATGACATCAATTTTAATCACTTGCTCGTCTATTTTCGCTATTGAGTCTGATTTTCAGCAATCGATTTATCTAGATGCTGAAAATACCCGTTATAGTCCGAACCAAAATACTTTTTCGGCTGCTAATATTCAAATCAGACAAGGCACGATTGATATCCACGCTGCAAAAGCGATTGGGACATTGAGAAACGGCCAACCTCATCAAATTACGCTTACGGGAAGCCCCGTCAAGTTTCAACAGAAAGTGAGTGAAGCAAAAGGGATGGTCTATGGTAAAGCCGATCACATAGATTACAGCACGTCTGCAACGGAGATCATATTAAAGGGCAATGCATCAGTGATCATGGATGGTTCCAGTATTTCAGCAGAAACACTCAGATATAATTTAACAGTTGGTGATATAGAGGCTCAAGGTGTACCAAACAAGCGTGTCCAAATGATTATCCCGCCACAGAAGAATGTACAGATGAAGCCGCTTATCAGGAGTCAGTAGGCGAGTCTAAGTGCTTCTATTTGCTTATTTACGGCGTAAAATCTTTATTCTTGTATTTACGCGCCAAAATCTGTCGTTTAGTTGAGTTTATGGACTTGAAAAACTGGAAATAGAACATATTATAATTTTTTTCTTATTCTGATATCACAGGCGGAATACGGTGAACGAAGAAGTTTTGTTACCTGCATCACGAGCGACTGCAATTTCTAATGCAAATGTTAAAAAGTTAACAGTAGATAAAATTCTCTCAAAAATTTCCAGTACGATTAAATTAAGAGCCAGTGATGGTGATCGAGATGCTTTACAACAATTTTCAAAACATGAAGTTAGTAGCGAAGATGCCGATATTGTTGTGAACGAGCTAAAAACAGCGGGTTATCGGGTATTTCTCAATCCTAATTTTACCAATACCAATATTCAGTTTCAGCTAGAGTGGGACTGAGATTTTAAAGATCATAAAGAAGCTCCAAATTTGTTTGGGGCTTTTTTATATGGTAACCAAACTGTTTGTTACTGCATTGAACCAAGCTTAGAGCTTTCTATAGGTACATTTCCAGCAGATAAATCAGAATCCTTTCCTTAAATGTTTAATAAAAATGCCTATAATGTAAAAAAAGCATGATAGAGCAAAAATGAGTTTAAGAGGATGGCTAGTGATTTTGTCGGGACTAACATTGACCTTAGTTGCTTATTTATATTGGAACTATACGCAAACTGGTGGTTATAACAAAAATAGTGATGGTTACTATGGCTATTCCTTCCCAATGGACAATGGTTTAAAAAACGCGGCTGATTGTGAATTGGCAAATACTGAGAATCCAGATGAGTCACCTGTATCACAAGAGTGGATGGAAGGGTGCAGAAAGTACTTTGAGATCAATCAATAAAAAAGCACCTGACGGTGCTTTTTTATTGATCTAGATTAGGCTTTATCGGTTTGTTCAGTAGAGAGCACCTGAAAATCGTGACCTGATGGTGCTTGATAAATTCTTAAACCAAACTCAGGAATAATGGCAATCAGGTGATCAAAAATATCAGACTGAATTGCCTCATAAGAAGCCCATGCAATGGTATTGGTAAAGGCATAGATTTCTAAAGGTAAACCTTCACTGGTTGGCTGCATTTGACGCACTAAAATGGTTTGATTTTGGGCAATCCCTTGATGCTGACGTAAGTAAAACTCAACATAGGCACGGAATGTCCCAAGATTGGTTAAACGACGCTGATTATACCGAGACTGATTGCTCAAGTGATTGTTGAACTCTTCAATTTCTGACTTCTTAGCATCGAGATATTGATCCAATAGTAAGAAATCTTTTAATTTTTGCTGTTCTTCATCACTCATGAAGTGAACACTACTTTGATCTAAGAACAGTGAACGTTTAATACGACGGCAGCCTGATTCACTCATCCCACGCCAGTTTCTAAAGGTATCAGTCACCAGTTTGTTGGTTGGAATTGTGGTAAAGGTTTTATCAAAGTTCTGTACCGTCACGGTATGTAATGACATATCAATGACATCGCCGTCTGCATTCAATGATGGCATTTCGATCCAGTCACCGATGCGGACCATATCATAAGAGGCGATCTGTACACTGGCCACCAATGAAAGAATGGTATTTTGAAATACCAACATTAACACCGCAGCCATTGCACCGAAGCCTGCAAGTAGGGTAAACACATCTTTTTTCAAGAAGGTTCCCAAAATCATCAGGCCACAGACCACAAACAATATAAGCTTAACTAACTGTAAATATCCCTTGATCGGTTTATTTCTCGATTTGGGATTACGTTGATAGATTAAGTTAAAGATATTCAGCGCTTCACTGACAGTGAGTGCTAGGGTCAGGAAAATAAATGCCTGCGCACCCATTTGTACAAAGCTGATGAATTTCTCTGGAAGATGCGGAATTGTGGTAATGCCATTCATGATGACAATCGCAGGAACGATATTGGCAAAACGTTGGGTCACACTATGCTGTGCGAAAATTGATTGATTTGGAGATTTAAATTTTGTAATTAAATGGCGAATACCACGGACGATAATTCTTTTCGCAATAAAGTTAGCAAGGGCCGCAAACAAAATCAAAATGATGAATGCGATCGCTGTTTCTAGCCAAGGGTAATGGCTTAACTCACTACGCAAATACTTTAAATAATCCAAACCCAAAACACCTTATAAATTCTTTGAGACGGAATTGTAAGGTGTAATGGTGTTTTAGATTAACTTGATCACAGTTTATATACGATTTGTAAAGGCGTTTTTACATAACTGTTGGATGATTTACCACATCAGATCATCAGGAATCACATATGCTGCATATGGGTCTTCCTCGTCCGTCGTTTGATCATTTTTCTCGGTATTGTTATTTATCAAGATAAAACCTTGCATTTTTTGATCAATTTTTTCCGCAAGCGCTTTAGGTAAATAAGCGTAACTGTCTTGATCTTTGGCAATCACAAGTGAACCTGAAACAAGGGCATTATACACTTGCTGTGAAAGATAGACTTTTTTGATCTTGCCCTCATCAATAAATTGATAAGTTACGTCACCTTCAATTTCTTTGACTTTATGATGTTTAATCATCTGGACAATCGAGGCTTTTAAGGCTTTTTCTTCAAGTATCGCTTGCTTCTCTTGATCCAGTGCTTGGTCTTTGGCTAATTTTTCCTGCTTGGCGCGGTCGATGTCAGCTTTTAAGACAGCATCATCATTTTGTCCTAGACGTTGTTCATGCTGTACTTGCTTGGTTATTTTTTTTGCTTTTTTATTGTCAACTAAACCTGCTTTTAACAGCTGAGCTTGCAATGCATTTTTAACCATAATTCAATCCAAATTTGAGTTTGATGAAGAACGAAAATAGAAAATCCAGTAGGCAACACTCATGGCTAAGCTTAATGCTGCTGGAATGAGAAAGGTCTGTAAGTTTAAATAAGGATAAAGCAGACTCGCAATGAGTCCACCACATAAAAAACCGATAAAGATGAGGAGATGCAGAAAAATACGGCGTTTTTCTACTTTTAAGCCCCGTGCTTTATAGCCTAAAGCTAAACCGATATCGGTCAGCACGCCAGATAAGTGCGTTGTACGGATAATTGCACCTTTGTAGTGGCTTACCATGGCATTCTGTACGCCCATGGCAACACAGGCCCATAACAGGCCGTAGCGTGGAAAATAAGGCAGTAAGAGCCAAGTGAGAACCAGAAAGATCGCGACTAAACTAAGCGGTAGGCCATAACGTCGACCAAATGCAACGCTGCTATTGCCAAGGATTAAGCCACTATAAAAAGAACCAATCACAAAGCAAAGGATAACCAGACTGAGGTAGATAAAATGCTCAGGCTGCCAGTCAAGCAAACTCATTGCTAACATACTGACATTGCCTGTCATGTGTGAAACAGATTGATGGAGGACTGTAAATAAGCCCAAAACGTTTACCATCCCTGCATTCAGTGCGAGGAAGAAAGCACCGAGTTGAATCCAGTTAGGTAAACGTTGAAGTGGCATAGTAACCTATGATCTTGGATGGTCTCTAAAATCAACAGCAGCGGTAAACAGGACGTCAGTCGAAGAGTTTAGTGCAGTTTCTGTTGAATCTTGCAATACACTGATAATCATACCAATCGCAACAATTTGCATGGCAACTTCAGATGATATACCAAACAAACTACAAGCAACAGGGATTAACAATAAAGATCCACCGGCAACACCAGAGGCACCGCAAGCTGAAACCGTTGCAACCACTGATAAAATGATCATGGTGCTCAAGTCAACAGGGATACCCAGTGTGTGTACTGCAGCAAGTGTCAATACGGTAATGGTGACCGCAGCACCCGCCATGTTGATTGTTGCACCCAATGGAATAGAAACGCTGGCAGTTGCTTCATTGACACCCAAACGTTGTGCCAAATCTAGGTTTACTGGAATATTGGCTGCCGAGCTACGGGTAAAGAAGGCGGTAATACCACTTTCCTTTAAGCAAGTGAACACTAATGGATATGGGTTGGCCTTCATGGTAATCGCAACCAAGATTGGATTAATCACCAGTGCAACAAATAACATTGTGCCGATTAGGACAGCTAATAAGTGGGCATAACTGGTCAGTGTTGCGAGACCTTCACTTGCAAATGTCACGGCAACCAAACCAAAAATACCAACTGGAGCGAAACCAATTACGGTATGAATGATTTTATTGACTGCACCAGCCACATCAGTCAGAACTTGCTTGGTTGTGTCAGAGCTGTGTCGTAAAGCCAAACCTAAACCAATTGCCCAAGCCAGAATACCAATAAAGTTGGCTTCACCAATGGCTTGAACAGGGTTTGCAATAAAACTTAAAAGTAAATTCTTTAAAATCTCAGCAAGGCTACCTGGTGCTTGAAGACCAGTTTCTGCCGGTAAATGTAAGAATAGCTGGCTTGGAAACAAAACACTTGCAGTTACAGCACTGAATGCAGCAAGTAACATCCCGACTACATATAAAACCAGTACAGGTTTGATATTTGAGTTCTGACCTATCTGGAAATTTGCAATTGAAGATAGAACTAAAACAAAAACTAAAATCGGTGCAACAGACTTTAATGCTTTAATGAATAATTCACCCAATAAACTTAAGTAGGGTGTAAAGTTAGGAAAGAGCAAAGCGACGCCAATCCCTAGAAAAATAGCGATAATAATTTTGCTAACTAAGCTCAAGCGAGACAGTACATTAAACATATAAAGGCCTTATAAACCTATGCACGGTTTAAGGTTAAACAAGCGCGGTATTCTATACCTAAGAACCGTGAATAATAAAATTTTTTTTGCAATTCAATTACTTTAAAAATCCCGAAAAAATTAACACAATGTTTTTTAAAAAAAATTATGAAAACATGACACATCCTTTTGTATAAAAAAAATCCAATAAAAGCTGTTTATTCTACAAGCATTTCAGGCGA
This genomic stretch from Acinetobacter sp. C32I harbors:
- a CDS encoding phage capsid protein — encoded protein: MTNTFEYKQKNLKTSPALNVGTSIIDRFSPKYWRIDGPQTMSFAITNYGNGFEALFRSRTTTDLAGVIWDSYDAKDHKHLAYETKYDYTGVIWDFDIELSPSMPMLNNPTLTPTLTVQYKANGEDKVAYIVLFNYANQPASRSAHIHINWNTVKAGFAATDTFPVTNIQRISFSGFTSSYNGHSTQPLAQAEEGYIRITNSVTTGPNAKLTLKRVSVPQHNYGLCTSYDDHYDLNPQRLVDNLQALGYHGLINHYCGMSKYPEMSWDSSINKWQIPDTLVTNQSVVNPCTRKWHERFAQALQNAGMQPVFGVSFEMYSLGANEFWAQRDWNSNLGRTGYEPPSYFFSPCDQNALAYLHKAFIEFADTMAVGGCPVNMQIGEPWWWYNQGTDLPCVYDYPTKLAFNADTGLYAPDLGTIYEAVNKTGTPYDEFKAWLKNKLGQTCQDIRTVIKAKYPNAKVCPLIFFPTIRTPIETLATDINFPREHYAYPNFDYLMTEAYDWILEARLNLAHQAVAEIPSQDLNYPADKVAYLAGFVPDSSIAHLYGFDKNKPYRTPIWQRVFGDMQNNNALGLMKQLIWAYPQIMQDSVTIDIAQAPNGFFIENTLYTPVSDDTPYPPEIYL
- the lptA gene encoding lipopolysaccharide transport periplasmic protein LptA; this encodes MMKKIFLMTSILITCSSIFAIESDFQQSIYLDAENTRYSPNQNTFSAANIQIRQGTIDIHAAKAIGTLRNGQPHQITLTGSPVKFQQKVSEAKGMVYGKADHIDYSTSATEIILKGNASVIMDGSSISAETLRYNLTVGDIEAQGVPNKRVQMIIPPQKNVQMKPLIRSQ
- a CDS encoding mechanosensitive ion channel domain-containing protein translates to MDYLKYLRSELSHYPWLETAIAFIILILFAALANFIAKRIIVRGIRHLITKFKSPNQSIFAQHSVTQRFANIVPAIVIMNGITTIPHLPEKFISFVQMGAQAFIFLTLALTVSEALNIFNLIYQRNPKSRNKPIKGYLQLVKLILFVVCGLMILGTFLKKDVFTLLAGFGAMAAVLMLVFQNTILSLVASVQIASYDMVRIGDWIEMPSLNADGDVIDMSLHTVTVQNFDKTFTTIPTNKLVTDTFRNWRGMSESGCRRIKRSLFLDQSSVHFMSDEEQQKLKDFLLLDQYLDAKKSEIEEFNNHLSNQSRYNQRRLTNLGTFRAYVEFYLRQHQGIAQNQTILVRQMQPTSEGLPLEIYAFTNTIAWASYEAIQSDIFDHLIAIIPEFGLRIYQAPSGHDFQVLSTEQTDKA
- a CDS encoding DUF2058 domain-containing protein produces the protein MVKNALQAQLLKAGLVDNKKAKKITKQVQHEQRLGQNDDAVLKADIDRAKQEKLAKDQALDQEKQAILEEKALKASIVQMIKHHKVKEIEGDVTYQFIDEGKIKKVYLSQQVYNALVSGSLVIAKDQDSYAYLPKALAEKIDQKMQGFILINNNTEKNDQTTDEEDPYAAYVIPDDLMW
- a CDS encoding YoaK family protein, producing the protein MPLQRLPNWIQLGAFFLALNAGMVNVLGLFTVLHQSVSHMTGNVSMLAMSLLDWQPEHFIYLSLVILCFVIGSFYSGLILGNSSVAFGRRYGLPLSLVAIFLVLTWLLLPYFPRYGLLWACVAMGVQNAMVSHYKGAIIRTTHLSGVLTDIGLALGYKARGLKVEKRRIFLHLLIFIGFLCGGLIASLLYPYLNLQTFLIPAALSLAMSVAYWIFYFRSSSNSNLD
- the sstT gene encoding serine/threonine transporter SstT, which translates into the protein MFNVLSRLSLVSKIIIAIFLGIGVALLFPNFTPYLSLLGELFIKALKSVAPILVFVLVLSSIANFQIGQNSNIKPVLVLYVVGMLLAAFSAVTASVLFPSQLFLHLPAETGLQAPGSLAEILKNLLLSFIANPVQAIGEANFIGILAWAIGLGLALRHSSDTTKQVLTDVAGAVNKIIHTVIGFAPVGIFGLVAVTFASEGLATLTSYAHLLAVLIGTMLFVALVINPILVAITMKANPYPLVFTCLKESGITAFFTRSSAANIPVNLDLAQRLGVNEATASVSIPLGATINMAGAAVTITVLTLAAVHTLGIPVDLSTMIILSVVATVSACGASGVAGGSLLLIPVACSLFGISSEVAMQIVAIGMIISVLQDSTETALNSSTDVLFTAAVDFRDHPRS